The window AGTACAGACTAATAATTTCGAATAACTAATACAACAGTAAAATTACACAACTGTCCCGATCAAGTTACTTTTCGCCTCATAGGCTTGTCTTTATACACTACAGCGGTCCCGCTCGCAGCCACCATCAACATGTTCGTTCCTCCCGACCCTATCGTTTCGTAATCCAGGTCAACAGCAATTATGGCATTGCCCCCAAGGTCTTTCGCCTGCTGCTTCATCTCTGAAAGCGCTATATCCTTTGCTTTCCTGAGCTC is drawn from Candidatus Neomarinimicrobiota bacterium and contains these coding sequences:
- a CDS encoding heavy metal-binding domain-containing protein, whose amino-acid sequence is ELRKAKDIALSEMKQQAKDLGGNAIIAVDLDYETIGSGGTNMLMVAASGTAVVYKDKPMRRKVT